One Deltaproteobacteria bacterium genomic region harbors:
- a CDS encoding GTP-binding protein codes for MAKAKFERTKPHVNVGTIGHVDHGKTTLTAAITQRQAAKG; via the coding sequence ATGGCCAAGGCGAAGTTCGAGCGCACGAAGCCGCACGTGAACGTGGGGACGATCGGTCACGTGGACCACGGCAAGACGACGTTGACGGCGGCGATCACGCAGCGGCAGGCGGCGAAGGGG